The genomic interval ccacaTCCAGGAGGAAAATGGCGTACAACGTTTACCCCCTTCTTAAGACGAATATCTCCCCTTGCAATTGCCTTCCTCGTATGTTCTCTATGGTACTCTTCGGATtgtttcaaaaggaaatcTATTTCAGTTTTCAGAATATTGGAGCTActctcactttcaaaattctgGCTACTCTCAAAGCTTTCCTTATTATGAACCCATTCTGCTAAGTTTAGATGAATTCTGTTATTAGGAATTCGGGATGGACCACCTTCCGAATCACCTGTATCAGGGTGCCATTTGCTTCTAGCCGTAGAATCTAGAGATCCCTCGCTATCACTATGAGAGGTATCGAGACTACCAcctcttctagacatggtgtgtATGTCACCAGtgcacctcaaaacctatatgcaatcaaatagtaattgtttaattatttatgcatctcAAAAGTAGGTAGATTTCTATATGTAGATGCATACATTCTATTcaatctaacctaacttaacttaacttaacttatctTAACTTAACTGGACTTGGGGCCACGCAGTGTCAGTGTAGATtccttaaaacaactttaaaaccaaaggcTTTAAAATCTAatgctttaaaatcaaaatatctgatttttaaaccatgctctgataccaatctaaactttcatgacccggaactccccatcgagcccgtgaaaaccgtcgcgaggcctcgacaaacattcttcatcccgaatgtcgatcgaaacctcgcaaggctcttatATCAGCTTCcacacttccccggtgagcagtagttatcaaatatcaaaattcgaaggattacaaatcatttccaaatcagaacataacatattgtttctggctcacaagggcattttcgtcattttttttcaaaaatctcaaaacttgctaaaaatatagtaggtaagcagaaaatatatatttaatgatttaaaaacaaattaagtatctaaaacgttcatttgaagtgaaaaattgaccatttgaatataataaaagtattcaataaaataaactattttcttgtaaaataattttcataaaactatcggtacataattcttatagcgtaaaagttaattatattcatatatactataaagcaactaaccaaagcataaaatttcttttacagtgacacgtgggcccacctctaaccaaaatgcatcggaagctggaaacctacagcttttaccgattcgagtccaaatgaaagtccttgtcaaagtcagctaactatgaaattctctgagcctgaaatgtgaggaaatgagggtggtgagattataaaatcttagtgagtaaacagataccatctaaactatctaaagtcgagtaaaaggagacaattaaaataagtcatcatattgtaatttcattacctttcaactcatttcaaccaaataaaatcaatccatataaatcgagtaatcaacttggcttatgaatttcttaaaactttggcttgtgccaaaactcatactcggtgataccttgcgcagggcatccaatcgagtctgccaaggctgttaaaatttttgtatacacttaaaatatatttttagtttgagaaaaatacagtcgttccttggcgttggctgagttccccttcacgtggtggtttagcgtgaagtgaaccctaagctttaccccaggagatagcctacgcgcctctccgttcgaggtaagaatataatggagtttaccgtgcccctctaataggctggtccacggaaccccctctgcagtgaGTAATTAGTATATAAttcaccaatcaataaaattcattctagcatgacatgacaatttatcgcaacctagcctctcaaggctgaatactcagtacaaataattttaacacgaaaatcaatttagccattcatgctcatatattgtcataagccattcaatttaaaaccataaatttacaacacaagcaaacagtctccaattactctattttcaaaaccagtatttgatttttcagaaaatttataaaatcattttataaaatcataatttctcctaaaacatagcaatttaccatttaaacccattttccataaaatcacacaattgtataaaactactatagataattaagacgataataagttcactcacagttctaggagtcgatgtactcctaatcccagtctccgagcacaatctctgtacttttaccagtgtactttgctcaccacctatccacaatgtataatacataattcaccacatcaatgcatGACCATTTTAAAATCGATTCAGGCttggtatatatgcatgatatgatatacaacttatccgactaccgtttaaatgcggtgctgacctaattcggcctattatctccaatttaactccaaatcaattcttctcactttctacactgcAATTATACTTCAATTACCTTAGTgatgtgaatgagattcaatttatcagtctcggtagcaaattacgaaaatacccctagtgggtaaaaattcttatttttactctgaaaattttcattatttttctaggctcataattcatcattgcttaatcaattctcctagaatgaaaatcaaattcatcctcactcaacacatggtaaattcggccattaagggttgtgggagaaaataaattcttttcttgttgttttgtttctaaatatgctaaattaccttaaaacactaacataacttaaaatcaaattaatctaacaattttctctctcctaacccatttttcaaaattgaattcatcataataactcaatactcaaccatgaaaatcaagaacaaaagcatgcgtaagctaggtatcaaggagaacaaaagaaagtctaacttacctagcttgtttccttgatttcttcactttttctttgaattttcacctaggttttcttgtttttccctttgttcttcctctctttctctctcttccttgcttggccggccatatgaagaaaatgggctgattttatgcctttttataaagaaacaataaaataataaaggtatgacacatggcattttcttattggtccgtttttaaaacttttaaaattttaatcctttttatctccaccacacaattagtcaatggtcaaaatgaggataaggaagaccatgtgctgaaaaaatgtcctggtggtggaaaattacaattttgcccctagggtggcaaaattaccattttacccttttactccaaattataccgaaattaaaatttttcacttctaaacctcaaatcttactccaataagtcaaattatactccaataagtcaaatggggccaaaaaaatcttttctaaaattctcattttgtccccaagtggcaaatgaccattttgcccctagatagcgaaaattccggtttgactccaaattgatcctcgaactccgaatcaccatattaaaccattctgggactttaaaattcttaatttcatcgtaaattctctatttgatctagttcgaggcttaaatcaactttgttgtacgtctaggtacaataccgacttttgtaaatttttcgagactctcttagcatgcaaacatgctatccatcacatgtatgtcatgacaaatatttttatagagtcgggcttgtcatcttctcccccacttggatcaaccatatgatccttcttcatgactgatttcgacatccggctaaatattaatattttaatattatttcattaataaaatattattttattctaaaaattttatcttgtctccttggtacccaaaataccttattatgcctcacttgacttccaaatcgccttttatctcacaaattctcctccgataaaattattattattttattgttattttctcacttgcgaaatattttatcctaaactacttctttcgtcttttatcacttctaaacattttaattgacctcaatttgcattcgatcaactttatttatcaccatatcaaagtatggggtatttcatattttgtcgaggatttcAGCTGGCATCtttatctcacagacagtaggttactatcaccaatacttggtgtattttgggccacttgtcattgtaattattattgtacattataactttgtaaattattagatgtatgaattgattttactttcaagttataaaagatttcttacacgtatttctataaatattattttatataaaaatcttatattttaatcaatattttgaatagtaatatttgtctataaatccttttaaaatatttttgtcttttgatttacatgAGCTAGAAACTattggaaattgtttaaaatggaatgtttaaaaacgatttctcacagaaaaggcaagaaactaatatgtaagccttgcggcagttgtcatgggttcgagggaggtttcgggtcgtgacatgttATGTATGAACCCGATTTGACGACCAATGTATGGCCTTATGTATAATTGTATGGATTGTAAGCCAGGGTATAATaacccgtactttgatatggtgactaataaagcttattggatgccaattgaggttaattataatgtttaaaagtgatgaaagatgaaaggaatagtttcggataaaatattttacacgtgaggaaataataaaataataatatttttatcggggaagaatttgtgagataaaaagtgattcggaagtgaattgaggcataataaggtattttgggcaccaaggaaacaaaaggagtgtgagacctcgacctctatagatCTGTAATTAGtagtagacgcgataacatGGACCAAGGGCAATTTCCATCATTTTCTCGTGGTGAGCTCCTGGAAGTAGCTCtcaaatgttattaaggtctaaatagacctaaggaataaatgcatgatggtaaaataaatgaagaagataaaaatattgataattttcatAGTAAGggaaaaatggtcattttgcatctcggggtctaaatttttacgtTTTCGTGAACTtgagtatttttagactattatggactttgtcttagtgtcaaaggagaaaaaaggttgcacaaaggatgggaggaagacaaaaccacaatgttaagggcattttggtaatttacatgagaaattggataaactttagatataaataccTAATCTCCAACAACTTCCTCATATTTCCAgaagcttcttcttcttcttcctcccatctcacgtttctttcatcctccatgaaagcttctctcaaAGCTTCCATCATCCTTTCAAACTAACcttaaatttcatgcttttaccTACCTTGTTATAGGGTTTTTAATGCCCTTTCACtttctcaccttaaaacccttaaaaagtgTTACtcccatactttctctcactagataggtgttttagagagagaaagagagagagctttcataatagcttgaaaattcttggaaaggaatttacttacaaagctaccaaggtgagtaatgaagtagagttgatttttagttgttttgtagttaaggttgtttattcattttagagttattaagatagtgaaaatagatagccacttaatggcaattggaagctagttaggagaTAACTTTTAGAAATtatagttatgtgaattgagttaattgtgatgctattatgatgataggttccaatgaaGCCCCACTGccccatttgaaccattagaggaagtttgagttgggtaaagatttaacaaataccggtgagtgaacttccatttcaaaatgttttgggaagtgcctacatgtttaaataaatcatttgaaagtttcatttatttttgctttaaaaatatacttggggagcaagcctttgatgaaatatttctatcttgtgaaatgtgcaatatgaatagttcatgcGTTATCgcattatattgatatgtatattatgctttggatGCTCCTTTTGtttgataatgatgacccagttatgtgtggtgtggaagtgcacatgagctgatgatgactcggctatgtgcgagtagggcgtgcacatgagctgagtgtggcgggatggtatgcatgatgatgtatgtatatatatatatatgttattaaaagtttatgaaaatatttgtgattgtgttgtatgttggcattgttaattgctctcaaattgtttttcaattcagcaagaaaatggctttttgatataacaagaccccttttaactaaattgctctatttcttgctatagcgagaaactctcgggtggttccAAAATTTTGGTACAATGCTTTCaatttgacaaagattttgaccacctttcgatcagaactgggcaaagtggtaaacatcaaagttgtagcccagtctcttagctttctaatgacccaaattcatgtcaattggacttctgtagtgggagatatgcttgaaaaaccgaagcatatgcaaaccaagaatgcctttttgctgcagcgagaaaacCCTCTGTTTGTTTGTCTTGCTTGGTcattgctgaaattttcattctattcaactttaTGGTTCATCATGGATTTTGtaacattaagggattaaacattcaaagtttgaaatgaggggttttaaccaaaaattagactaaattgcatggttttatcgtaagtgcatcatgttttctaaaacattccttatcgttgcttgttcccttcttatgttcactcattaaGTTTTATACTTACTCTTTTAAACTTaatgttttcagattcggaggcagttgggacctagattgagttgtccacgtatgctcgccttcttggtaggtactatggcatctcagtagtcGTACTTTCACCCACCGTCACTCTGCTGATGGTCAAGAGTCTTATGCTTGTGTATACGTGTAAGTAATGTAGaccactaagattcatgttaaaaatcaaatatgtatatttgattactgatgccatATAGGTTGGCAaacgggtgacattattttaacataatacaaatgtgaatattgggttgctataaaatgttaatgaaatatttatagttgagaattacaatatgtggttttagaaatgatggctGGGAATGATGATCAAGATTGcatagaaaggcttgcttgggctttatgggctatgcccattcagcccatgcgccgatcatggcccgagaTTTAGGTTGTGGCACAGGGATAATgtaatatatttgaaattgttatgaatatttgattataaatccCTTGGCATTTGAGTTATATGGTTGTAAACTCTAAGACTTGCTTAAGTTTGGTGCGCTTCCCTAATGGGCTCATGCATCAGTCACGGACCCTTGGATTTGGGTCACGACAAGCATGATTTATTAAGATCATTGAATGGCATGATTTCAATGAGATTTGAAATTAcaaatatgtttatgtgtGAATCAAAGTTGTTGATAAAGTTTGCAAATCTATATAAGAATGTAAATAATCtattatgtattagttttcaacaaaggGGGACAAGttcttttaaaagtttttattcaaaatcttCAGTGATGATGTAACAAGTATTACATTCATGATAGCATGATAAAGATTAAGGTGGATGCATGATTCCCACCCATATGATAAGAATTAAGTATGTTTATGTTTAGAGCATGATTGATCGCTAGCATGCATGTTGAGTTGTAAGCATGAGCTTGAATTGAGATAGCATGTATTGTATGCTAATTGAATATGTATGCGATGTAGTTTCCACATACCACATGAGTTAAGCAAGATTATGACTATGAGAAATAGCAAAGCATGAGCATGAGCATGAGCATGTATTGATAATGTTATCAGTTATGGATATTATATACTAATTAATATGAGAGCCATGTATAGGGCATATATAATACATACACAGATAAATGAAGATAATATGGAAGGTA from Theobroma cacao cultivar B97-61/B2 chromosome 5, Criollo_cocoa_genome_V2, whole genome shotgun sequence carries:
- the LOC108662107 gene encoding uncharacterized protein LOC108662107; translation: MSRRGGSLDTSHSDSEGSLDSTARSKWHPDTGDSEGGPSRIPNNRIHLNLAEWVHNKESFESSQNFESESSSNILKTEIDFLLKQSEEYHREHTRKAIARGDIRLKKGVNVVRHFPPGCGRNAAPVSAEEIRRRQQPWIEKQRKKSQEEENPEEDL